From Pseudomonas poae, the proteins below share one genomic window:
- a CDS encoding BatD family protein, with protein MSRRTTLLLLLALSAGHAQAATLTASVDRSRLNSGETVELTVESSDVTQFGKPDLSPLDAQFEVSGTRQLNQLTTLGGDNHATTRWIITLLPRQNGTVVIPPLQVGDYKTQPISLQVVETASQNTSAELAPVFVEANLDQSTVYVQAQALLTVRVYHSVSLYDDSSLTPLQIPDARVEQLGESRTYEKVINSIRHGVIETRYAIYPQHSGSLDIPTQTFSATLVESRPPQENTLQGTKPGKLIHVSSAPLQLTVKPKPELYPADAPWLPARSLTLSENWNPVPDHVQVGDSLTRSLTIKAEGLSSAQLPALPSTDINGLRRYPDQPVLGNQSNDRGLIGSREDREALVPTRIGALELPAVEVLWWNTHEDHLERTSLPARTLQVANNPSLVVDTPATPTIITAPDDSRLWLWQLSTLMLACTTLLGFGLWWRARWQPAVLRAAQTGPSPRSLLDDLKRATQANDPQATRQALDAWARQQPETLADMAARFVPLSDALDGLNGALYSESGQYWLGEDLWRAVKAIPVAEREQDPATDTTSLPPLYPK; from the coding sequence ATGAGCCGCCGCACCACCCTACTGCTTTTGCTCGCGTTGTCGGCAGGCCACGCCCAGGCGGCGACCCTGACCGCCAGTGTCGACCGCAGCCGCCTCAATTCCGGCGAAACGGTAGAGCTGACGGTGGAATCCAGCGACGTCACCCAGTTCGGCAAGCCCGACCTGTCGCCGCTGGACGCGCAGTTCGAAGTCAGCGGCACGCGCCAGCTCAACCAGCTCACCACCCTGGGCGGCGATAACCATGCCACCACGCGCTGGATCATCACCTTGTTGCCCCGGCAGAACGGCACTGTGGTCATCCCGCCGCTGCAAGTGGGCGACTACAAGACCCAGCCAATCAGCCTGCAAGTGGTGGAAACCGCCAGCCAGAACACCAGCGCGGAACTGGCCCCGGTGTTTGTCGAAGCCAACCTCGATCAGAGCACCGTGTATGTGCAGGCTCAGGCGTTGCTGACGGTGCGCGTGTACCACTCGGTGTCGCTGTATGACGACAGCAGCCTCACGCCCTTGCAGATCCCGGATGCGCGCGTGGAGCAGTTGGGCGAGTCGCGCACCTATGAAAAAGTCATCAACAGCATCCGCCACGGCGTGATCGAAACCCGCTACGCGATCTACCCGCAGCACAGCGGCAGCCTGGACATTCCCACGCAAACCTTCAGCGCCACGCTGGTGGAGTCGCGCCCGCCACAAGAGAACACGCTGCAAGGCACCAAGCCGGGCAAGCTGATTCACGTCAGCTCCGCGCCCTTGCAACTCACGGTCAAGCCCAAGCCGGAGCTGTACCCCGCCGACGCCCCCTGGCTACCGGCGCGCAGCCTGACCCTGAGCGAAAACTGGAACCCGGTGCCCGACCACGTGCAGGTCGGTGACTCGCTGACCCGCAGCCTGACGATCAAGGCCGAGGGCTTGTCCAGCGCGCAACTGCCGGCCCTGCCCAGCACCGACATCAATGGCCTGCGCCGTTATCCGGACCAGCCGGTGCTCGGCAACCAGAGCAATGATCGCGGCCTGATCGGCAGCCGCGAAGACCGCGAAGCGCTGGTGCCCACCCGCATCGGCGCGCTGGAACTGCCCGCCGTGGAAGTGCTGTGGTGGAACACCCACGAAGACCACCTGGAGCGCACCAGCCTGCCGGCCCGCACCCTGCAAGTGGCGAACAACCCGAGCCTGGTGGTGGACACCCCGGCCACCCCCACCATCATCACCGCCCCCGACGACAGCCGCCTGTGGCTATGGCAGCTCAGCACCTTGATGCTGGCCTGCACCACCCTGCTTGGCTTCGGCCTGTGGTGGCGTGCGCGCTGGCAACCGGCGGTGCTGCGCGCCGCGCAAACCGGCCCGAGCCCGCGCAGCCTGCTCGACGACCTCAAGCGCGCCACCCAGGCCAACGACCCCCAGGCCACCCGCCAGGCACTGGATGCGTGGGCGCGCCAGCAACCGGAAACCCTGGCCGACATGGCCGCACGGTTTGTGCCGTTGTCCGACGCCCTGGACGGGCTGAACGGTGCGCTGTACAGCGAGAGCGGCCAGTACTGGCTGGGCGAAGACCTGTGGCGTGCAGTCAAGGCCATTCCAGTGGCCGAGCGCGAGCAAGACCCGGCGACGGATACCACCAGCTTGCCGCCTCTATACCCTAAGTAA
- a CDS encoding tetratricopeptide repeat protein: protein MIDLWPHWFRPGWLLLLPLLGWLLWQLWHRQKRAGRWQVILPPAFHAVLLSGGNGRESKAPWVVLGIAWLLAVLALLGPSWQRVEQSSQKPSDPLVVLLELTPEMLATDSPPNRLEQARRKLYDLLQARTDAQTAIIVYAGSAHTLVPLSDDLATSRNLLEALRPSLMPEPGHRADLAVEKALGLLKHGGLGQGRLLLIGSSLSKQERQGIRLVLQSAQAPSLSILGIGSREGTPVTQESGEFLKDEQGAILVPRLDSPTLKAFASEMGGRYRAARLDDKDLRQLGVLDTPQALRNDGQLLHLDTWADQGYWLLLPLLLLAACAARRGWLFCLPLLLMAAPQPSYAFGLQDLWLRPDQQGQYLLKKKRPAEAAEHFEDPQWQGVALYEAGNYADAIKRFAEGNDAYSHYNRGNALAKSGELEAAIDAYEQALEAQPDLQPALKNKALVETLLQQQAQPEPEKPAKNEDDETTQPGQTAQPGASGQNAAGGEQSSQGQSEAGTGETKPGSTPQSGGNEVPGSELGDEQTTTPPLRPTDASLDGEHRQALEQWLREIPDNPGELLRRKFWYEQQQHQDKTR from the coding sequence ATGATCGACCTGTGGCCGCACTGGTTCCGCCCCGGGTGGCTGTTGCTGCTGCCGTTGCTCGGCTGGTTGCTGTGGCAGCTGTGGCATCGGCAAAAGCGCGCCGGGCGCTGGCAGGTGATCCTGCCGCCGGCCTTTCACGCGGTGCTGCTCAGTGGCGGCAACGGCCGCGAAAGCAAAGCGCCGTGGGTGGTGCTCGGTATTGCCTGGCTGTTGGCCGTACTCGCGCTGCTCGGCCCCAGCTGGCAAAGAGTCGAGCAGTCCAGCCAGAAGCCCTCCGACCCGCTGGTGGTGTTGCTGGAGCTGACCCCGGAAATGCTCGCCACCGACAGCCCGCCCAACCGCTTGGAGCAAGCGCGGCGCAAGCTGTATGACCTGTTGCAGGCGCGCACCGATGCGCAAACCGCCATCATCGTGTACGCGGGCAGCGCCCACACCTTGGTGCCGCTGTCGGACGACCTGGCCACCAGCCGCAACCTGCTCGAAGCCCTGCGTCCCTCGCTGATGCCCGAGCCCGGCCACCGCGCCGACCTCGCGGTGGAAAAAGCCCTGGGCTTGCTCAAGCACGGTGGCCTGGGCCAGGGCCGCCTGCTGCTGATCGGCTCCTCGCTGTCCAAGCAGGAACGCCAAGGCATTCGCCTGGTGCTGCAAAGTGCGCAGGCGCCGAGTCTGTCGATCCTCGGCATCGGCAGCCGCGAGGGCACCCCGGTAACCCAGGAGAGCGGCGAATTCCTCAAGGATGAACAAGGCGCGATCCTGGTGCCGCGCCTCGACAGCCCGACGCTCAAAGCTTTCGCCAGCGAAATGGGTGGCCGTTACCGGGCTGCGCGCCTCGACGACAAAGACCTGCGCCAACTCGGCGTGTTGGACACCCCGCAAGCCCTGCGCAATGACGGCCAACTGCTGCACCTCGATACCTGGGCCGATCAGGGTTACTGGCTGCTTCTGCCGCTGTTGTTGCTGGCCGCCTGCGCCGCGCGCCGTGGCTGGCTGTTTTGCCTTCCCCTGTTGTTGATGGCTGCGCCGCAGCCCAGCTACGCCTTCGGCCTGCAAGACCTGTGGCTGCGCCCCGACCAGCAGGGCCAATACCTGCTCAAGAAAAAACGCCCGGCCGAGGCCGCCGAACACTTCGAAGACCCGCAATGGCAAGGCGTGGCGCTGTATGAAGCGGGCAACTACGCCGACGCCATCAAGCGTTTTGCCGAGGGCAATGACGCCTATTCCCACTACAATCGCGGAAACGCCCTGGCTAAATCCGGCGAATTGGAAGCCGCAATCGACGCCTACGAACAAGCCCTGGAAGCCCAGCCCGACTTGCAGCCGGCCCTGAAAAACAAAGCCCTGGTGGAAACCTTATTGCAGCAACAGGCGCAGCCCGAGCCCGAAAAACCGGCAAAAAACGAGGATGACGAAACCACCCAACCCGGCCAAACTGCGCAACCGGGCGCCAGCGGGCAAAATGCAGCGGGCGGTGAACAGTCATCCCAGGGCCAGAGCGAAGCCGGTACCGGCGAGACCAAACCCGGCAGCACACCGCAAAGCGGCGGCAATGAAGTACCGGGCAGCGAGCTTGGGGATGAGCAAACCACCACCCCGCCGCTGCGCCCCACCGACGCCAGCCTCGACGGTGAACACCGCCAGGCCCTGGAACAATGGCTGCGGGAGATCCCGGACAACCCCGGCGAACTGCTGCGACGCAAATTCTGGTACGAACAGCAACAACATCAGGACAAGACTCGATGA
- a CDS encoding VWA domain-containing protein: MFEFAWPWIFALLPLPWLMRLILPVADSGEPALKVSYLSDLEGLARRRARVNLPGWRQQAPFVVLWLLLLTAAARPEWLGEPLPIAASGRDLLVAVDVSGSMDFPDMHWQDEDVSRLNLVQHLLGDFLEGREGDRVGLILFGSQAYLQAPLTFDRRTVRTWLDEARIGIAGKNTAIGDAIGLALKRLRQRPAQSRVLILVTDGANNAGQIDPLTAARLAAEEGVKIYPIGIGADPEQTGSLGILGVNPSLDLDEPALKAIAEATGGQYFRARDGNELQAIKQTLDQLEPVEQQPTQARPAQALYSAPLALALVLSMLLVIQERWPNNALQRLFNKLTSKGIFLQQHPQWRQRLKRLRLRRRR; this comes from the coding sequence ATGTTTGAGTTCGCCTGGCCGTGGATCTTCGCCCTGTTGCCATTGCCCTGGTTGATGCGGCTTATTTTGCCGGTGGCCGACAGCGGCGAGCCTGCGCTCAAGGTCAGCTACCTCAGCGACCTCGAGGGCCTGGCCCGCCGCCGCGCCCGGGTGAACCTGCCGGGCTGGCGCCAGCAAGCGCCGTTCGTGGTGTTGTGGCTGCTGCTGTTGACCGCCGCCGCCCGCCCGGAATGGCTTGGTGAACCACTGCCGATTGCCGCCAGTGGCCGCGACCTGCTGGTGGCGGTGGACGTGTCCGGCTCCATGGACTTTCCCGATATGCACTGGCAGGACGAGGACGTCAGCCGCTTGAACCTGGTACAGCATTTGCTCGGTGACTTCCTCGAAGGCCGCGAAGGTGACCGCGTGGGCCTGATCCTGTTCGGCAGCCAGGCGTACCTGCAAGCGCCGCTGACCTTCGACCGGCGCACCGTGCGCACCTGGCTCGATGAAGCGCGCATCGGCATCGCCGGCAAAAACACCGCCATCGGCGACGCCATCGGCCTAGCTTTGAAGCGCCTGCGCCAGCGCCCGGCGCAAAGCCGCGTGCTGATCCTGGTTACCGACGGCGCCAACAACGCCGGGCAGATCGACCCGCTGACCGCCGCACGCCTGGCCGCCGAAGAAGGCGTGAAAATCTACCCGATCGGCATCGGCGCCGACCCCGAGCAAACCGGCTCGCTGGGCATCCTGGGGGTTAACCCGAGTTTGGATCTGGACGAACCTGCCCTCAAGGCGATTGCCGAGGCCACCGGCGGGCAATACTTTCGCGCCCGCGATGGCAACGAGCTGCAAGCGATCAAGCAAACCCTCGACCAGCTTGAACCGGTGGAACAACAACCGACCCAGGCCCGCCCGGCCCAGGCGCTGTACAGCGCGCCGCTGGCGTTGGCGCTGGTGTTGAGCATGTTGCTGGTGATCCAGGAACGCTGGCCGAACAACGCGTTGCAACGGCTGTTCAACAAACTGACCAGCAAGGGGATTTTCCTGCAACAACACCCGCAATGGCGCCAGCGCCTCAAACGCCTGCGTTTGCGGAGGCGTCGATGA
- a CDS encoding DUF4381 domain-containing protein — MSSLDQLQPLIAPPAIGFWPPAPGWWLLLLVIPLLGWGLWSLRRFLPARRPLARAEQPLDPLRIAALAELALMPKPYDGAPAGAWLQQLNGLLKRLCRNDYPYSQSHTLNGRKWLAFLDNRCPAAGLTRWMVLVEGAYKPECKLDDKAIAGLTQAVDTWIRKHV; from the coding sequence ATGAGCAGCCTCGACCAACTGCAACCGCTGATCGCCCCACCGGCCATTGGCTTCTGGCCACCTGCACCGGGTTGGTGGCTGTTGTTGCTGGTGATTCCGTTGCTGGGCTGGGGGCTGTGGTCCCTGCGGCGCTTTTTGCCCGCGCGCCGACCATTGGCCCGCGCCGAACAACCGCTGGACCCGTTGCGCATCGCCGCTCTGGCCGAGCTGGCCTTGATGCCCAAACCCTACGACGGCGCACCCGCTGGCGCCTGGCTGCAACAACTCAACGGCCTGCTCAAGCGCCTGTGCCGCAACGACTACCCCTACAGCCAGAGCCACACCCTCAACGGGCGCAAATGGCTGGCCTTCCTCGACAACCGCTGCCCCGCCGCCGGCCTCACGCGCTGGATGGTGCTGGTGGAAGGCGCCTACAAGCCCGAATGCAAACTCGACGACAAAGCCATCGCCGGGCTGACCCAAGCCGTCGACACCTGGATTCGCAAACATGTTTGA
- a CDS encoding DUF58 domain-containing protein, with protein MNASDGIRVTLSELIEMRHRVREVQLFSTPSQRSPLIGLHHSKLRGRGVDFDQVRVYQAGDDVRTIDWRVTARTQEPHTKLFHEERERPIFIMVEQSCRLFFGSGQMFKSVLAAQAASLIGWAALGHNDRVGGLVFGDNEHYEIKPRRSKQSLLQLLNRLVRVNQSLNTESRPEADALGMALRRGREVLRPGSLVIVICDERALTEGAEQQLSLLSRHCDVLLFPISDPLDHALPAAGLLRFAERGAQLELDTLNFDLRQAYKAQAEARIARWELLAQKLRILLMPLSTQSEMVEQLREYLNPQRPVKKQ; from the coding sequence ATGAATGCCAGCGATGGGATCCGCGTCACGCTCAGCGAACTGATTGAGATGCGCCACCGCGTGCGCGAAGTGCAGCTGTTTTCCACGCCGAGCCAGCGCAGCCCGCTGATCGGCCTGCACCACTCCAAGCTGCGCGGGCGCGGCGTCGACTTCGACCAGGTGCGCGTGTACCAGGCCGGGGACGACGTGCGCACCATCGACTGGCGCGTCACGGCGCGCACCCAGGAGCCGCACACCAAGCTGTTCCACGAAGAGCGCGAACGGCCGATTTTTATCATGGTGGAGCAAAGCTGCCGGCTGTTTTTCGGCTCCGGCCAGATGTTCAAGTCGGTGCTCGCCGCCCAAGCCGCCAGCCTGATCGGCTGGGCGGCGTTGGGCCATAACGATCGCGTCGGCGGGCTGGTGTTCGGCGATAACGAGCACTACGAAATCAAACCCCGGCGCAGCAAGCAAAGTCTGTTGCAGTTGCTCAACCGCCTGGTACGGGTCAACCAGAGCCTCAATACCGAAAGCCGCCCCGAAGCCGACGCCCTTGGCATGGCCCTGCGTCGCGGCCGTGAAGTGCTGCGCCCCGGCAGCCTGGTGATCGTGATTTGCGATGAGCGCGCCCTCACCGAAGGCGCCGAGCAACAGCTGAGCCTGCTGTCGCGCCATTGCGATGTGCTGCTGTTTCCGATCTCCGACCCACTGGACCACGCCCTGCCCGCCGCCGGGCTACTGCGTTTTGCCGAACGCGGCGCGCAGCTGGAACTGGACACGCTGAACTTCGACCTGCGCCAAGCCTACAAGGCCCAGGCCGAAGCCCGCATTGCCCGCTGGGAACTGCTCGCACAAAAACTGCGCATCCTGCTGATGCCCTTGAGCACCCAAAGCGAAATGGTCGAGCAACTGCGCGAATACCTCAACCCGCAACGCCCGGTTAAAAAGCAATGA
- a CDS encoding MoxR family ATPase, whose protein sequence is MEHREALLALRTFLSTQILGQEKLIDRLLIALLADGHMLVEGAPGLAKTKAIKELAEGIEAQFHRIQFTPDLLPADITGTEIYRPETGSFVFQQGPIFHNLVLADEINRAPAKVQSALLEAMAERQVSVGRSTYDLSPLFLVMATQNPIEQEGTYPLPEAQLDRFLMHVKIGFPDAAVERRILQQARGEALNGETKPERRVSQQAIFAARKEILGLYMADAVEEYLVQLVMATRTPAKFDPEMAEWIAYGASPRGSIALDRCARAHAWLAGRDFVSPEDIQAVLFDVLRHRIILSFEAEAAGIDQDRVVQRILDVVAVA, encoded by the coding sequence ATGGAACATCGTGAAGCGCTGCTTGCGCTGCGAACCTTTCTTTCTACGCAGATTCTCGGCCAGGAAAAACTCATCGATCGCCTGCTGATCGCCTTGCTTGCCGACGGCCATATGCTGGTGGAAGGCGCGCCGGGCCTGGCCAAGACCAAGGCCATCAAAGAGCTGGCCGAGGGCATCGAAGCGCAGTTCCATCGTATCCAGTTCACCCCCGACCTGTTGCCCGCCGACATCACTGGCACCGAGATCTATCGCCCGGAAACCGGCAGCTTCGTGTTCCAGCAAGGGCCGATCTTCCACAACTTGGTGCTGGCAGACGAAATCAACCGTGCCCCGGCCAAGGTCCAGTCCGCGCTGCTGGAGGCCATGGCCGAGCGCCAGGTCAGCGTCGGGCGCAGCACCTACGACCTGTCGCCGCTGTTTCTGGTAATGGCCACGCAAAACCCCATCGAGCAGGAAGGCACCTACCCGCTGCCCGAAGCCCAGCTCGACCGCTTCCTGATGCACGTGAAAATCGGCTTCCCGGACGCTGCCGTCGAACGACGCATCCTGCAACAGGCGCGTGGCGAAGCGCTCAACGGTGAAACCAAGCCTGAGCGCCGCGTCAGCCAGCAGGCAATTTTTGCTGCGCGTAAGGAGATCCTCGGCCTGTACATGGCCGACGCGGTGGAGGAATACCTGGTGCAATTGGTGATGGCCACGCGCACCCCGGCCAAGTTCGACCCGGAAATGGCCGAGTGGATCGCCTACGGCGCCAGCCCGCGTGGCTCCATCGCCCTCGACCGCTGCGCCCGCGCCCACGCCTGGCTGGCCGGTCGCGACTTCGTGAGCCCGGAAGACATCCAGGCCGTGCTGTTTGACGTGCTGCGCCATCGCATCATTCTGTCGTTTGAGGCCGAAGCGGCCGGCATTGACCAGGACCGCGTGGTGCAACGCATTCTCGACGTCGTTGCCGTCGCTTGA